In Acropora palmata chromosome 7, jaAcrPala1.3, whole genome shotgun sequence, one genomic interval encodes:
- the LOC141886617 gene encoding uncharacterized protein LOC141886617 — MILNDLFQLLIILLSLNFQKVSTRPILHGPYFPYHPPARFGFPGGRAVNYLAHETEAFGDDLSSRISDRSQDVSALGDEIQHANAMQSRTVEDIGREVDADESMPFPASRLEEPFLPNEEDIDNDDEPSEKI, encoded by the exons ATGATCTTGAATGATCTCTTTCAGCTGCTAATTATATTGTTGAGTTTGAACTTTCAAAAAG TAAGCACACGACCCATTCTACATGGTCCGTACTTTCCTTATCATCCCCCAGCGCGATTTGGATTTCCCGGTGGACGAGCTGTCAATTATTTAGCGCATGAGACAGAGGCTTTTGGAGATGATTTGAGTTCCCGCATATCTGATCGCAGTCAGGATGTTTCTGCGTTAGGAGACGAAATACAGCATGCAAATGCCATGCAGAGTCGGACTGTTGAAGATATCGGACGAGAGGTGGACGCGGACGAGTCGATGCCATTTCCTGCGAGTCGTTTGGAGGAACCTTTCCTACCAAATGAGGAAGATATTGACAATGACGATGAGCCCTCAGAAAAGATATGA
- the LOC141886616 gene encoding uncharacterized protein LOC141886616 — protein MQYLLFLLLLESLVFQIDTRNHDSKKKAVQKRGQLAKKEELLGEDTNRLDQAEYKLQSMTSPETHEADRFFNNRPSKQIGPLRVDTLSPAQVSFIQSSTQWHKYFKPSASRVPPNIFPDDPVLFPGMKSTKENDEPESIPGLGRDGLGNSFYPKHHHPGYDSWNSYGSETDAGQGSDQRQKDYEEPPFTDKSWMNPKPSAGERTPGEGYESFDGKMLAVPESKGGEIGEHLSHFESHPENEESFTGGDIGLANLKHKFQGDRKADLLEKMDELSENTIMSQEGDEKELLGGEEPKLFSERPPFLGPTGSLGTALAEELLQKGNSKFKAIDDSSEIVRGRSGTNLMHGLRLLARPMLDESATQRNLLYKGVNDINGNMDHVVLIRSDKLKDSSRGTHILEHHAKAPHSSRHNPFKRKTVLLTRKSKANDGPGQVRKSLKPVCKCQQKILCKQNYVKNKNFRKYCYRHSR, from the exons ATGCAATacctgttatttttattattgctgGAAAGTTTAGTTTTTCAGATCGATACACGTAACCATG aTAGCAAGAAAAAGGCGGTTCAAAAAAGGGGACAATTGGCGAAAAAGGAAGAGCTGCTTGGAGAAGACACCAACAGACTCGACCAGGCGGAATATAAATTGCAGAGTATGACAAGTCCAGAGACGCACGAGGCTGACAGATTCTTCAACAACCGGCCCTCCAAACAAATTGGACCTCTTCGAGTAGACACCTTATCGCCCGCCCAGGTATCCTTTATTCAAAGTAGCACCCAATGGCACAAGTACTTTAAGCCATCAGCATCACGAGTTCCACCTAACATCTTTCCAGATGACCCTGTTCTCTTTCCAGGTATGAAATCGACAAAGGAAAATGATGAGCCTGAAAGCATTCCTGGTCTTGGACGAGATGGTTTAGGGAACTCATTTTATCCCAAACACCACCATCCAGGTTATGACAGCTGGAATTCTTATGGATCTGAAACCGATGCAGGGCAAGGAAGTGACCAACGTCAAAAAGATTACGAAGAGCCTCCATTTACCGACAAAAGCTGGATGAATCCAAAACCGTCGGCTGGGGAAAGGACACCTGGTGAAGGTTACGAGAGTTTTGATGGAAAAATGTTAGCTGTGCCTGAATCCAAGGGAGGAGAAATAGGGGAGCATTTGAGTCACTTTGAAAGCCATCCTGAAAATGAAGAGAGCTTCACAGGAGGTGACATTGGTTTGGCAAATCTGAAACATAAATTCCAAGGAGACCGTAAGGCCGACTTACTGGAGAAAATGGATGAGTTAAGCGAAAACACTATCATGTCTCAGGAAGGAGATGAGAAAGAACTTCTCGGTGGAGAAGAACCGAAGCTATTCTCCGAAAGGCCTCCATTTTTGGGCCCCACCGGTAGCCTCGGAACAGCTCTGGCTGAGGAACTGCTCCAAAAGGGAAATAGTAAATTCAAGGCAATTGACGACTCCTCTGAAATTGTCCGTGGAAGATCAGGGACAAATCTAATGCATGGATTAAGGCTTCTCGCAAGGCCAATGCTTGATGAGAGTGCTACCCAAAGAAACTTATTGTATAAAGGTGTGAACGATATAAACGGAAATATGGATCACGTGGTGCTCATCAGAAGTGATAAATTAAAGGACAGTTCAAGAGGAACTCACATCCTTGAACATCATGCGAAGGCTCCGCATAGCAGCAGACACAATCCctttaagagaaaaacagtCCTACTTACCAGAAAGTCAAAAGCCAATGATGGACCCGGTCAAGTAAGAAAGAGTTTAAAACCCGTCTGTAAGTGCCaacaaaaaattctttgtaaacaaaattatgttAAGAACAAAAACTTTCGAAAATATTGCTATAGACACTCAAGATGA